A window of the Eleutherodactylus coqui strain aEleCoq1 chromosome 8, aEleCoq1.hap1, whole genome shotgun sequence genome harbors these coding sequences:
- the LOC136577443 gene encoding putative acyl-CoA-binding protein: MAEILKGAGEFVKGLRCTPSDDELVKIYVLSEQAGLSNLNLDPPDRIFLKVLEELRRMKDTPQSEARAQYIDMMTYLQAKDCKP, translated from the exons ATTTTGAAAGGTGCTGGAGAGTTTGTAAAGGGGCTGAGATGCACCCCAAGCGACGATGAGCTGGTGAAGATCTACGTCTTGAGCGAGCAGGCGGGCTTGTCGAATCTGAACCTAG ACCCGCCggacagaatttttttaaaggttttggaGGAATTGAGGAGGATGAAGG ACACCCCCCAGAGCGAGGCTCGGGCGCAGTACATCGATATGATGACGTATCTACAGGCAAAAGACTGCAAACCATGA